One window of the Desulfovibrio aminophilus genome contains the following:
- a CDS encoding MATE family efflux transporter, which yields MFSRFSAPGGIRDVARVGLPLVMGMASTTIMEFTDRVFLGNYSLAAIAAALPAGLANFVLLSFCMGVAEYAGVFVAQYTGAGRPRRVGAALWQGLWFCLPASLALASLTFIADPLFALAGHPAEVQVLEARYFSILCLGSGFALTSMCLSCFFSGQGRTLPVMVVNMTATVLNIPLDYALIFGRFGLPEMGIAGAALATCFAWFLSALLMGLLVFRRGNEREFSVRSSWRFDPKLFLRFLRFGLPSGVQFLMDVLGFTVFIFLIGSLGEESLAATNIVFSLNALVFLPMVGFSIAASILVGQAMGAGDPDRAAYANTSTLYLCMTYTLILDAAFVFFPRELLGLFRPQDLTPAQFEAVRESGVVLLRLVAVYCLFDCVGIIQYGALRGAGDTRFIMLTILGCSTLILVLPTWLMVRVLGWGLYPAWACVLAYIAALTVIMRVRFQRGAWRKIRVIERAAPANGVSP from the coding sequence ATGTTTTCCCGCTTCAGCGCTCCCGGCGGCATCCGGGACGTGGCGCGCGTGGGCCTGCCCCTGGTCATGGGCATGGCCTCCACCACGATCATGGAGTTCACGGACCGCGTCTTTCTCGGCAATTACTCCCTGGCTGCGATCGCGGCGGCGCTGCCCGCCGGTCTGGCGAACTTCGTCCTGCTCTCCTTCTGCATGGGGGTCGCGGAATACGCGGGCGTGTTCGTGGCCCAGTACACGGGCGCGGGCCGGCCCCGGCGCGTGGGCGCGGCCCTCTGGCAGGGCCTCTGGTTCTGCCTGCCGGCGTCCCTGGCCCTGGCCTCCCTGACCTTCATCGCCGATCCCCTGTTCGCCCTGGCGGGCCACCCGGCCGAGGTCCAGGTCCTGGAGGCGCGCTATTTCTCCATCCTCTGCCTGGGCTCGGGCTTCGCCCTGACCTCCATGTGCCTGTCCTGCTTCTTCTCCGGCCAGGGCCGGACCCTGCCGGTGATGGTCGTGAACATGACCGCCACGGTGCTGAACATCCCCCTGGACTACGCCCTGATCTTCGGCCGCTTCGGCCTGCCGGAGATGGGCATCGCCGGAGCCGCCCTGGCCACCTGCTTCGCCTGGTTCCTGAGCGCCCTGCTCATGGGTCTGCTCGTCTTCCGCCGCGGCAACGAGCGGGAGTTCTCCGTGCGCTCGTCCTGGCGCTTCGATCCGAAGCTGTTCCTGCGCTTCCTGCGCTTCGGCCTGCCCAGCGGAGTGCAGTTCCTCATGGACGTCCTGGGCTTCACCGTGTTCATCTTCCTCATCGGCAGCCTGGGCGAGGAGAGCCTGGCGGCCACGAACATCGTCTTCTCCCTGAACGCCCTGGTCTTCCTGCCCATGGTCGGCTTCTCCATCGCGGCCAGCATCCTGGTGGGCCAGGCCATGGGCGCGGGCGACCCGGACCGCGCGGCTTACGCCAACACGAGCACGCTCTACCTCTGCATGACCTATACCCTGATCCTGGACGCGGCCTTCGTCTTCTTCCCCCGCGAGCTCCTGGGCCTGTTCCGGCCCCAGGACCTGACCCCGGCGCAGTTCGAGGCCGTGCGCGAGAGCGGCGTGGTGCTCCTGCGGCTGGTGGCCGTCTACTGCCTCTTCGACTGCGTGGGCATCATCCAGTACGGGGCGCTGCGCGGGGCGGGCGACACCCGCTTCATCATGCTCACCATCCTGGGCTGCTCCACCCTGATCCTCGTGCTGCCCACCTGGCTCATGGTCCGGGTCCTGGGTTGGGGCCTCTACCCTGCCTGGGCCTGCGTCCTGGCCTACATCGCGGCCCTGACCGTGATCATGCGGGTGCGCTTCCAGCGCGGGGCCTGGCGGAAGATCCGGGTCATCGAGCGCGCCGCCCCGGCGAACGGCGTTTCTCCGTGA